In Stutzerimonas stutzeri, a genomic segment contains:
- a CDS encoding long-chain fatty acid--CoA ligase has translation MFTRHHEAWPEDLPKHLTVPETSLFANLEISARRFPDKTAIVYYDSLITYRELLREVEALAGYLQHLGVTKGDRVLLYMQNSPQFTIAYYAILRADAVVVPVNPMNHSAELEHYLHDTGAAVCLCGLELTGFIAPLVGVAQLRQVIVAAYSEYVRQSTDLALPAEVQAAAVAPTFSGGIAWREALEAGYAPGPHMVGPDDLCVFPYSSGTTGAPKGCMHTHRSAMATIIHRVVWTNSTSESVILATLPYFHVTGMQGAMSGPIYNGGTAVIMTRWDRKVAAQLIERHQVTGWVNIATMAIDFLSDPDLERYNLSSLVSVGGGGAAMPKAVEEKLHRLTGLRYIEGYGLSETIAATHINPVPRPKAQCLGIPVFDVDSRVIDLQSQRELGPNEVGEIISYGPQLFQGYWNRPEETERAFIELDGKRFFRTGDMGYYDEEGYFFLVDRVKRMINASGFKVWPSEVESLMYRHPAIQECCVISRPDPKRGETVKACVVLRDGQAGQVSEQDIIDWCKAEMAAYKAPVYVEFVASLPRSSTGKLMWRALQEEENRKHAGNAQEA, from the coding sequence ATGTTCACTCGTCATCATGAAGCCTGGCCCGAGGATTTGCCCAAGCACCTGACGGTGCCGGAAACCAGCCTGTTCGCCAATCTGGAAATCTCCGCGCGACGCTTTCCGGACAAGACGGCCATCGTCTATTACGACAGCCTGATCACATATCGCGAGCTGCTGCGTGAAGTGGAAGCGCTGGCCGGCTATCTGCAGCACCTGGGCGTGACCAAGGGCGACCGGGTGCTGCTGTATATGCAAAACTCCCCGCAATTCACCATTGCCTACTACGCGATCCTGCGTGCCGACGCCGTAGTGGTGCCGGTCAACCCGATGAACCACAGCGCCGAGCTGGAACACTACCTGCACGACACCGGTGCGGCAGTCTGTCTCTGCGGGCTAGAGCTGACCGGCTTTATTGCGCCGCTGGTAGGGGTTGCTCAGCTGCGTCAGGTAATCGTTGCGGCCTATTCTGAATATGTCAGGCAGTCCACGGATCTGGCGCTGCCGGCGGAAGTCCAGGCGGCGGCCGTCGCGCCGACTTTCTCCGGCGGTATCGCCTGGCGCGAGGCGCTTGAAGCCGGTTACGCACCCGGGCCGCATATGGTAGGGCCGGACGATCTCTGCGTGTTTCCCTACAGCTCTGGCACCACCGGCGCGCCGAAGGGCTGCATGCACACCCATCGTTCGGCCATGGCGACCATCATTCACCGCGTGGTCTGGACCAACAGCACCAGCGAATCGGTGATCCTCGCGACGCTGCCGTACTTCCACGTCACCGGCATGCAGGGCGCCATGAGCGGGCCGATCTACAACGGCGGCACGGCTGTAATCATGACCCGCTGGGACCGTAAAGTGGCGGCGCAGCTGATCGAGCGCCACCAGGTTACCGGCTGGGTCAATATCGCCACCATGGCCATCGACTTTCTCTCCGATCCGGATCTGGAGCGCTACAACCTGTCCAGCCTGGTCAGCGTCGGCGGCGGCGGGGCGGCGATGCCCAAAGCGGTAGAGGAGAAACTGCATCGGCTCACCGGCCTGCGCTATATCGAAGGCTATGGCCTGTCGGAAACCATCGCCGCCACCCATATCAACCCGGTGCCGCGGCCCAAGGCGCAGTGCCTTGGTATTCCCGTATTCGATGTCGACAGCCGGGTCATCGACCTGCAGAGCCAACGCGAGCTGGGCCCCAATGAAGTGGGCGAGATCATCAGCTACGGTCCACAGCTGTTCCAGGGCTACTGGAACCGGCCGGAGGAGACCGAACGCGCGTTCATCGAACTGGACGGCAAGCGTTTCTTCCGCACCGGCGACATGGGCTACTACGATGAAGAGGGCTATTTCTTCCTCGTCGACCGGGTCAAGCGCATGATCAATGCGTCCGGCTTCAAGGTCTGGCCGTCGGAAGTGGAAAGCCTGATGTACCGCCACCCGGCGATCCAGGAGTGCTGTGTCATCTCACGCCCCGACCCCAAGCGCGGCGAGACGGTCAAGGCCTGCGTGGTACTGCGTGACGGCCAGGCCGGGCAGGTCAGCGAGCAAGACATTATCGACTGGTGCAAGGCGGAGATGGCGGCCTACAAAGCGCCGGTCTATGTGGAGTTCGTCGCGTCGCTGCCGCGCTCCTCGACCGGCAAGTTGATGTGGCGCGCTTTGCAGGAAGAGGAAAATCGCAAGCACGCCGGCAACGCGCAGGAGGCCTGA
- a CDS encoding class I adenylate-forming enzyme family protein: MDISARPDTISLDQPFAAVPELIAHWAKHRPDHPALIQDGRQLSFGQLDERMNRVAAALQRDGMKPGNSIAICAFNSIEYAVVFLGALRAGVAVAPLAPSASAESLLTMLADASPRLLFVDASAAQHLSPVMARLPCPLLSLDQASTNALSAWLGDEATSPVAIQPDWAFNIIYSSGTTGEPKGIVQSHAMRWAHVRRSAAYGYDDATTLISTPLYSNTTLVAFLPTVALGSTVVLMGKFEAGEYLRLAQQHGVTHTMLVPVQYQRIMAREDFARYDLSRFRYKFCTSAPFNAALKADVLARWPGGLVDTYGMTEGGGTCILAAHDYPEKLHTVGKPAEGHDIRVIDDEGNELPEGATGEIVGHSPAMMTGYLNKPEKTAEAEWFDPSGKRFIRTGDVGRFDAEGFLTLLDRKKDMIISGGFNLYPSDLEAILREHPGIADVAVIGVPSTRWGETPVAFVVPTAVATETPEALLDWFNGRVGKTQRLARLAFTDELPRSAIGKVLKRELRDRYQAEHGTAD, translated from the coding sequence ATGGATATTTCCGCCCGCCCCGACACCATCAGCCTCGACCAGCCTTTCGCCGCTGTGCCCGAGCTCATCGCGCACTGGGCCAAACACCGGCCGGATCACCCCGCGTTGATCCAGGATGGCCGCCAGCTGAGCTTCGGCCAACTGGACGAGCGCATGAACCGTGTCGCTGCGGCCTTGCAGCGCGATGGCATGAAACCCGGTAATAGCATCGCGATCTGCGCCTTCAACTCCATCGAATATGCCGTGGTGTTTCTCGGCGCATTGCGCGCCGGCGTAGCGGTGGCGCCTCTGGCTCCTTCGGCCAGCGCCGAGAGCCTGCTGACCATGCTGGCCGACGCCTCGCCCCGCTTGCTGTTCGTCGATGCGTCAGCTGCCCAACATCTGTCCCCGGTCATGGCGCGGCTGCCCTGCCCGCTCCTGAGCCTGGATCAGGCCAGTACGAACGCGCTATCGGCATGGCTCGGCGACGAGGCGACCTCGCCCGTGGCGATCCAACCGGACTGGGCGTTCAACATCATCTATTCCTCCGGCACCACCGGCGAGCCAAAGGGCATCGTGCAGTCCCATGCCATGCGCTGGGCCCACGTGCGCCGCAGTGCCGCATACGGTTACGACGATGCCACCACGCTAATTTCCACGCCGCTGTATTCCAACACCACATTGGTCGCCTTTCTGCCGACAGTGGCCCTGGGCAGCACCGTGGTGCTGATGGGCAAGTTCGAGGCCGGTGAGTACCTGCGGCTCGCGCAGCAGCATGGCGTGACCCATACCATGCTGGTGCCGGTGCAATACCAGCGAATCATGGCCCGCGAGGATTTCGCTCGCTACGACCTCAGCCGCTTTCGCTACAAGTTCTGCACCAGCGCGCCGTTCAATGCAGCGCTGAAAGCCGATGTGCTGGCGCGCTGGCCAGGCGGGCTTGTCGACACCTATGGCATGACCGAAGGCGGCGGCACCTGCATCCTTGCCGCCCATGACTACCCGGAAAAACTGCATACCGTCGGCAAGCCCGCCGAGGGGCACGACATCCGCGTTATCGACGACGAAGGCAACGAACTGCCCGAGGGCGCGACCGGCGAGATAGTCGGACACTCACCGGCGATGATGACCGGCTATCTGAACAAGCCGGAGAAAACCGCAGAGGCCGAATGGTTCGATCCCAGCGGCAAACGCTTCATCCGTACCGGCGACGTCGGCCGCTTCGACGCCGAGGGCTTCCTTACGCTGCTAGACCGCAAAAAGGACATGATTATCTCCGGCGGTTTCAACCTCTACCCGAGCGATCTGGAAGCGATTCTGCGCGAGCATCCTGGGATTGCCGATGTGGCCGTTATCGGGGTGCCATCCACCCGCTGGGGAGAAACGCCGGTGGCTTTCGTCGTGCCCACTGCCGTCGCGACGGAAACACCCGAAGCGCTGCTGGACTGGTTCAACGGACGCGTGGGCAAGACCCAGCGCCTCGCGCGTCTGGCGTTTACCGACGAACTGCCGCGCAGCGCCATCGGCAAGGTCCTCAAGCGCGAACTGCGCGATCGCTACCAGGCCGAGCACGGCACTGCGGACTGA
- the surE gene encoding 5'/3'-nucleotidase SurE yields the protein MSGPLLRRVLLTNDDGIAAPGLALLELIAAQLAEEVWVVAPEHDQSGTGQGISVHSPLRVYHHGERRFAVSGTPSDCVMFAMAEWLQDSPPDLVLSGINSGANIGDSVPYSGTLGAVLSADLLGLPAIGLSQAFLDRTHIDWSCVETYAETTIRALWARREEGGCCWNLNFPACPADVVSHLRMTKQSRGSIARPRLQAGRDGRGLPYWWLGFEHSSAHIVAPEADVTALREKRIAITPLRDTRGWLEWGEEWAMAELAL from the coding sequence ATGAGCGGTCCATTGCTGCGGCGTGTCCTGCTGACCAACGATGACGGCATCGCCGCGCCAGGGCTCGCACTGCTCGAGCTGATCGCTGCGCAACTGGCCGAAGAAGTCTGGGTCGTAGCACCCGAGCACGACCAAAGCGGCACTGGCCAGGGCATCTCGGTGCACTCGCCATTGCGGGTGTACCACCACGGCGAGCGGCGCTTCGCCGTTTCCGGTACGCCCTCTGATTGCGTGATGTTCGCCATGGCCGAATGGCTGCAGGATTCGCCACCCGACCTGGTGCTTTCCGGCATCAACAGCGGCGCGAATATCGGCGACTCGGTGCCATATTCAGGAACCTTAGGGGCGGTCCTCAGCGCCGACCTCCTGGGGCTGCCCGCCATCGGACTGAGCCAGGCGTTCCTCGACCGCACCCATATCGATTGGTCCTGTGTCGAAACTTATGCCGAAACCACGATCCGCGCGCTCTGGGCGCGTCGGGAGGAGGGTGGTTGCTGCTGGAACCTCAACTTTCCGGCCTGTCCGGCTGATGTGGTCAGCCACTTGCGGATGACCAAACAATCACGCGGCTCGATCGCCCGTCCGCGATTACAGGCGGGACGGGACGGTCGCGGCTTGCCGTACTGGTGGCTCGGCTTCGAGCACTCATCGGCGCACATCGTCGCGCCTGAAGCGGATGTCACCGCGCTGCGCGAGAAGCGCATCGCCATCACACCCTTGCGCGACACCCGGGGCTGGCTCGAGTGGGGCGAAGAGTGGGCCATGGCCGAACTGGCCCTTTAA
- a CDS encoding OmpA family protein produces the protein MNKLLTLPTVLAMSIGLAACSSQPNQNLEQARGQYSQLQADARSSKLAALETEDAGKSLEKANQAYLNDADEEKVDQLAYLAKRRIELAEQTIALRTAEQDIEKASAKRAEARLESREQQLKRQQDEIRKLQQDLQAKQTERGTLVTFGDVLFDLNKADLKPSGMRGVQKLADFLNENPERKVMVEGYTDSTGSDSYNQQLSERRAESVRRALTHAGVDAQRIQAVGYGEEYPVASNDSNSGRAMNRRVEVTISNDNQRVAPRSSMR, from the coding sequence ATGAATAAATTATTGACGCTCCCTACCGTACTGGCCATGAGCATCGGACTGGCTGCCTGCTCTTCGCAGCCCAACCAGAACCTTGAGCAAGCGCGTGGGCAGTATTCTCAGCTGCAAGCCGACGCCCGATCCAGCAAGTTGGCCGCATTGGAAACCGAAGACGCCGGCAAGTCGCTGGAAAAGGCCAACCAGGCCTATCTGAACGACGCGGACGAGGAAAAGGTCGATCAGCTTGCCTATCTGGCCAAGCGCCGCATCGAGCTCGCCGAGCAGACCATCGCCCTGCGTACTGCCGAGCAGGACATCGAGAAGGCATCCGCCAAGCGCGCCGAAGCCCGACTTGAATCACGCGAGCAGCAACTCAAGCGCCAGCAGGACGAGATCCGCAAGCTCCAGCAGGACCTGCAAGCCAAGCAGACCGAGCGCGGCACACTGGTCACCTTCGGTGATGTCCTGTTCGATCTCAACAAGGCGGACCTCAAGCCGTCCGGTATGCGCGGCGTGCAGAAGCTCGCCGACTTCCTGAACGAAAATCCAGAGCGCAAGGTGATGGTCGAGGGCTACACCGACAGCACTGGCTCGGATTCCTACAATCAGCAGCTGTCCGAGCGGCGCGCCGAGTCTGTCCGGCGTGCATTGACCCATGCTGGGGTCGATGCGCAGCGCATCCAGGCGGTCGGTTACGGGGAAGAGTATCCGGTGGCGAGCAACGACTCGAACTCAGGTCGGGCGATGAACCGCCGTGTCGAGGTGACCATCTCCAACGACAATCAACGCGTTGCACCGCGTTCGTCGATGCGGTAA
- a CDS encoding class II aldolase/adducin family protein yields MQESTSTNREAEWQVRKDLAAAYRLVAHFGWDDLVFTHLSARVPGPEHHFLINPYGLLFQEITASSLVKVDSEGQIVQSGSLHRVNPAGFTIHSAIHMGREDAGAVMHLHAADGTAVSAHRDGLLPLSQTAMLCLDHITYHEYEGVALDLSERERLIADLGSKQMMILRNHGVLTAGATVAEAFTYLYFLMKACEIQVRAQSCGPTHMPSAAAIETTRQQSAGLGSAAKLTWPALLRLLEANGHVYAI; encoded by the coding sequence ATGCAAGAGTCAACCTCGACGAATCGCGAAGCCGAATGGCAGGTGCGCAAGGACCTGGCCGCAGCCTATCGGCTGGTGGCGCACTTCGGTTGGGACGACCTGGTCTTCACCCACCTGTCAGCGCGGGTTCCTGGCCCCGAGCACCATTTCCTGATCAACCCCTACGGCCTGCTGTTCCAGGAGATCACCGCCTCGTCGTTGGTCAAGGTCGACAGTGAGGGGCAAATCGTCCAGAGCGGCAGCCTGCATCGGGTCAATCCCGCCGGTTTCACCATTCACAGCGCGATTCACATGGGACGTGAAGACGCCGGAGCGGTCATGCACCTGCATGCGGCTGATGGCACGGCGGTCTCGGCGCATCGTGACGGTCTGCTGCCGCTGAGCCAGACGGCCATGCTTTGTCTGGATCACATCACCTATCACGAATACGAAGGCGTGGCGCTGGACCTCAGTGAGCGTGAGCGGCTGATAGCCGACCTCGGTAGCAAGCAAATGATGATTTTGCGCAACCATGGCGTGCTCACCGCCGGCGCAACCGTAGCCGAAGCTTTTACCTATCTCTATTTCCTGATGAAAGCGTGCGAAATTCAGGTACGTGCCCAGTCCTGCGGCCCGACCCACATGCCATCCGCCGCCGCCATCGAGACCACTCGCCAGCAATCGGCTGGGCTGGGCAGCGCCGCCAAGCTGACCTGGCCAGCCCTGTTGCGCCTGCTTGAAGCCAACGGTCACGTCTACGCCATTTAA
- a CDS encoding DUF4398 domain-containing protein yields the protein MKMNTIESPLSRFQLPKLAAVALGGLLLVGCAGNPPNEQFAVTESAVRSAVSAGGTEYAAVEMRAAQEKWKQAELAMQKENYDEARKLAEQAEWDARVAERKAQAAKAQKAVEDANRGIQELREESMRSVQ from the coding sequence ATGAAAATGAACACCATCGAAAGCCCCCTATCGCGATTTCAGTTACCCAAGCTGGCAGCCGTTGCATTGGGAGGTTTACTGCTGGTTGGTTGTGCCGGCAATCCACCGAACGAACAGTTCGCCGTGACCGAATCCGCGGTTCGCAGCGCGGTCAGTGCGGGCGGTACCGAATATGCCGCGGTTGAAATGCGCGCCGCGCAGGAAAAATGGAAGCAGGCCGAACTGGCCATGCAGAAAGAAAACTACGACGAAGCGCGCAAGCTGGCCGAACAGGCCGAGTGGGATGCACGCGTCGCCGAGCGCAAGGCCCAGGCAGCCAAAGCGCAGAAGGCAGTAGAGGACGCCAACCGGGGTATTCAAGAGCTGCGCGAAGAAAGCATGCGCAGCGTCCAGTGA
- a CDS encoding 2-hydroxyacid dehydrogenase, whose translation MKILFVAADPKPERWTNLIQQHLPGAEIQVWQPDMPSWGADYAIVWHPPAALFDKEPQLKAIFNMGAGIDALVRMSNLPRNIPVVRLEDAGMSVQMAEYVAYHVIGISRDMDAYREQQAAGQWKLRRPIERSEWPVGVLGLGQIGQRVARTFAGLDYPVCGWARSSHAIDGVRSFAGEAELDHFLGETRVLINTLPLTDSTRDLIDYEVLSRLRPDAVVINVGRGEHLVDEDLCRAIEEGRVSRAVLDVFREEPLPTTHPFWSMPQVTITPHVSARTLREATISQISEKILALEQGQAISGVVDVERGY comes from the coding sequence ATGAAAATCCTCTTCGTCGCCGCCGATCCCAAGCCCGAACGCTGGACCAATCTGATTCAGCAGCACCTGCCGGGGGCTGAGATCCAGGTCTGGCAGCCGGACATGCCGAGCTGGGGCGCCGATTACGCCATCGTCTGGCATCCGCCAGCGGCGCTATTTGACAAGGAGCCGCAGCTCAAGGCGATCTTCAACATGGGCGCTGGTATCGATGCGCTGGTACGGATGTCGAACTTGCCGCGCAATATTCCGGTGGTGCGCCTGGAAGATGCCGGCATGTCCGTGCAGATGGCCGAGTACGTCGCTTACCACGTGATCGGCATCAGTCGCGACATGGATGCCTACCGCGAGCAGCAGGCCGCCGGCCAATGGAAGCTGCGACGACCCATCGAGCGCAGCGAGTGGCCGGTTGGGGTGCTTGGGCTCGGTCAGATCGGCCAGCGAGTTGCGCGCACTTTCGCCGGGCTGGATTACCCGGTCTGCGGCTGGGCGCGCTCCAGCCACGCCATCGACGGCGTGCGCAGCTTTGCTGGCGAGGCGGAACTCGACCACTTTCTGGGTGAAACCCGGGTGCTGATCAACACGCTGCCGCTGACCGACAGCACCCGCGATCTGATCGATTACGAGGTGTTGTCGCGGCTCCGGCCCGACGCAGTGGTGATCAACGTCGGCCGCGGTGAACATCTGGTGGACGAGGATCTCTGTCGCGCCATCGAAGAGGGCCGCGTCTCCCGCGCAGTGCTTGATGTGTTCCGTGAAGAGCCACTGCCGACGACGCATCCGTTCTGGAGCATGCCGCAGGTGACCATTACACCCCACGTCTCGGCCCGCACCCTGCGCGAAGCGACCATCTCCCAGATCAGCGAGAAAATCCTCGCGCTGGAGCAGGGTCAGGCGATCAGCGGCGTGGTGGATGTCGAACGCGGCTACTGA